The Oleiphilus messinensis DNA segment CAAAGGCACCTCGGTCTGGTTAATCCGGAAGAAGTTTCAGATTATGATAAGATTCTGGATACGGTTGGCGAACGTATTCAAGCGGCAATTCAAGCCGTTGCGCCAGCTTCAACGTTATTTGATCTCTTGCCTGACTGTGAATTTCGACCGGTTTATCAAGATCGTATCGATGACGATGGTCAAGGGGTTGGTAATTCGTCAGCCAAATCAGTTGATCTTTCGGGAAAAAAAATTGGTATTGCCCGGGATGCTGCGTTCAGTTTTATTTATCCGGCAAACCTCAGGTTTTTACAAGAGCAAGGCGCGGAAGTCTGTTTTTTTTCACCATTGACTGGCGAACGACTCCCGGAAGAACTGGATGCGCTCTGGTTTCCGGGAGGCTACCCGGAGCTTCACGTAGAAAAATTGAGTCAAAATCGGCAAATGCACGCTGCAGTACGAGATTTTGTCACCTCAGGCCGACCGGTTTTGGCCGAATGTGGTGGCATGTTGTATTTACAACGGGCGATTACGCTTCTGGATGGCAGTCGCTGGCCCCTGGCAAACCTGTTACCCGCTGAAGGGGTCATGCGGACCCGGGGTGGTTGCCAAGGTATGCAAACTGCCCCGCTTCCGGAGGGTCATGTCCGGGGTCATGCCCATCATCGAACCGTAAGCACCAGCGATCTTGCTCCAATTGCCTTCGGTAAAAGAATACGACACCCGGCACCGGGTGAACCGATTTTCCGTCATTTAGGCATTACCGCTTCCTACCTGCATCTTTATTTTCAGTCAAATCCAGCGGCGATTATTGCGTTATTCAGCGCAAAGCCAGCGTTGAACACTGATCAGCGTGAGTTGTTGCTTCAGGACGAGAAGAATGCGGCAATCGCGGATGGATTTGATGGGAAATACGCGTGAAAGTAACTGCAGCGCACCGATTCGTATTGGTACAACGGCTCACCGGATTTGCCTTCCATTCTGGGCGTGGAATGGGCAATAGCGCGCATTGCTGTATCCATACTGGAGTGGTGAAAGCTGTGCCCGCGCAGTTCACCTTCAGGCCAAGGCATGGTGTGCATACCGATATTCTGGAAACGCTGATGCATCTTCGCCTGACCCGGAAGAAGCCCTGCCATCCGGTGGACGATCCCTTCTTTGGTACTCAGTGCATCCAGCAAGAAAAGCATACCGCCGCATTCCGCGATTATCGGGATATTTACCGCGATGGCATTGCGCAACGTTTTCTGAGTATTGTGCGCGACACCAAGCGTCTCGCCATGGAGCTCCGGATAACCTCCGGGCAGCCAAATACCATTACAAACGGGAATCGCGTCATCCGCCAGGGGCGAAAAAAATACGACCTGAGCGCCCAGTTGTTCAAGGCAATCAATGTTGGCAGGATAAATGAACGAAAACGCTTGATCCCGGGCAACCGCAATGGTTATACCCTCAAGCGCATTCAGGCCCGCATACCGTGCCTTGCCGGTGGAATCCATGTGCTCGATCGATTGGCTGTGGGTGATCGATTGGCTGTGGGAGATAGTCTGAAAAGGTTTGTGCTCAGTGAGAACCGCCTGCAAGCCCCAATGGGCAAACTTTTCCGCGATCGTGTCGAGTTGTTGATCAAGTCCATTGATCTCAGTAGGCTGCAACAAACCGAGATGCCGTTCTGGAAGATGAAGCGTGCTGTCATCAGGGATGGCCGCAATGAAAGGAATGTCTTCCGGCAATGCACTCCTGATGAGTTTCTCGTGACTGGCCGTATTGACCCGGTTCGCGATAAAACCCGTGATCTTGATGTCGGCGCGATATGTACACATGCCTTTGACCAGAGCACCACACGTCTGGCCCAGGCCTTTGGCGCTCAACGTCAAAATAACCGGGACATCAAGAGCTGCAGCCAAGTCGGCGCTACAAGGTGTGCCATCAAACAGCCCCAAAACCGATTCAATCAGCACCAGATCGTTCATTCTACGGGCGTAGTGAAGCTGCCGGGTGCACTCGTCTACCCCGCACATAAACAGATCAAGATTGTAAGTCGGTCGACCGGTGGCCAAAGCATGAATCATCGGATCCAGAAAATCCGGGCCGACTTTGAAAACCTGAACCCGAAGGCCTTGCTTGGTAAACATCCGTGCCAGACCGGCAACGAGAATTGTTTTGCCGTGACCACTGCCGATTGCCCCCATCATAACGACCGGGCACAGCGACTTGTTCGACTCGGATATTTCAGGCATGACCACTCCTCGGATGCGTCGTTTCGGGGTATGAGTCTATAGTCTATGCGAGCAGAAACGACAGAACAACCAAGGCCATTAAAATCGGGCTACACCACTGGTGCATGTGCTACCGTGACTGCTTTGGCTGCTGCTCGTCTGCTTTTGACCGGTTCCCCCGTTAAACGGTGCTCAATTACCTTACCCAAGGGGCAGCATGTTGAATTTGACCTCACGGAATGTTGTTTTGAAGATATTGACTCAATCGACGAGCATCGGCTTGCAAGAGCCTCGACCATTAAAGACGCGGGTGACGACCCGGATGTAACCCATGGCGCAACAATCTCGTCCCACATCAAGTTGATCGATTCTCCGGTTTGTGAATTCAAAGCGGGTTCCGGTGTCGGCACCATCACACTCGACGGTTTGAGTTATCCGGCAGGAGAGCCGGCAATTAATCCGGTACCGAGAGAAATGATCCGCTCTCATTTATTCGCATTAGCCAGTGAAGTAAATTATCCGGGAGGATTTGAGGTCACAATCAGTGTCGCTAATGGTGCAGCGCTCGCGTTAAAAACCATGAATCCCCGACTCGGTATATTGGGGGGGCTTTCCATACTGGGTACCACCGGTATTGTCAGGCCCTTTTCCTGCAGTGCCTATATCGCCTCTATTCAGCAAGGTATTGATGTCGCGTTAAGAAATGGCGAACCACACTTGATCGCCTGCACCGGCTCAAGCAGTGAAGCACTGGCACGGCAACGCTACCGAATAAATGATACGGCCCTGATCGAAATGGGGGACTTTGCAGGTGCGGTGTTGAAGCACCTCAGAACAGCACCAAAACAAGGCAAACTCACGCAGATTAAACTATCTTTAGTTGGAGGGTTCGGTAAGTTCACCAAGTTGGCGCAGGGTCATCTTGATTTGCATAGCCGATCATCCAGCATCGATTTTCAGTTTTTGGCAACCTTGGCAAAAGGATTAGGTGCAGCCGGCGGTTTAATCTCGGAAATAACCAAAGCCAACACCAGTTTACAAGTACTTTCCATTTGCCAGAAAAACGGTATCGATATCGCTCAAGTAGTTTGCGATATGGCCCGGGAAACCGCAATTCGTACGCTGAGACAGTCCTCATCAATCGCTGTTGAAGTGCTCGTTGTTGATAAATCTGGCCGTTTGGTCGGCCAGTCAATGAGGCACTTCAAACAATGATGTTGAAACCAAATCATGCAACGCAAAACAACAAGAAAAAAGCGGTACGTAAAATGAAAGTGTTAATTCTGGGTGGCACAAGAGATGCCACAATCATCGCCCAAGAACTGTGTCTGTACAGAGACCAGTTGAATCGTTCCGGAGCACTGCAAAAAGTCGCGCATATGGGGGCGGCCAATACAGCGTCAATGGAGCGAAAGAATACAAACCTCGGTCTATGCTGGGATGTCATGTTTGAAACTGTGGCCAATCAGCATTTCGCCGGAACCGAACTCGACATTACTTACAGTGTGGCGGGGCTGGTCAGGGTGCCCAAATTACCTTGTAAGGTGATCTCGGGCGGGTTTAGCCAATACGCCCCGGTTCAACGAATGGGTAAAATCAAAGAATTTGTTGCATCAGAGTTCGCCCGCAGCGTCTTGGGGCTGGAATCCTACCTGCTTGAGCATAATATCGATTTACTCATCGACGCGACTCATCCGTTTGCAACGAAAATAAGTAAACACGCTGTAGAAGCGGCTAAAAGTCTTTCCGTTCCCTGCTGGAGCTATGTCCGTCAACCGTGGACACCAAAACTGGATGATGACTGGTTTTTTGTTGATAACTGGGATGAAGTATTGACTGTAACATCCCATTATAAAAGACCATTCTTCACTGTTGGTAAAAGCTGTCTCGATCA contains these protein-coding regions:
- a CDS encoding cobyrinate a,c-diamide synthase, translating into MEGTAHRCKAIFVSAPASGQGKTTVTAGMARQLRNTGLRVSVFKTGPDYLDPLILERAAGMPAEQLDLWMVGEANCRNFLYQAAAHSDVILIEGVMGLYDGDPSGADLAQLFGLPVLCVIDASAMAQTTAAVALGLQQFRPALMFAGVIANRVGSDRHSQLIQDALPESLPFWGALKTEGEICLPQRHLGLVNPEEVSDYDKILDTVGERIQAAIQAVAPASTLFDLLPDCEFRPVYQDRIDDDGQGVGNSSAKSVDLSGKKIGIARDAAFSFIYPANLRFLQEQGAEVCFFSPLTGERLPEELDALWFPGGYPELHVEKLSQNRQMHAAVRDFVTSGRPVLAECGGMLYLQRAITLLDGSRWPLANLLPAEGVMRTRGGCQGMQTAPLPEGHVRGHAHHRTVSTSDLAPIAFGKRIRHPAPGEPIFRHLGITASYLHLYFQSNPAAIIALFSAKPALNTDQRELLLQDEKNAAIADGFDGKYA
- a CDS encoding cobyrinate a,c-diamide synthase, producing the protein MPEISESNKSLCPVVMMGAIGSGHGKTILVAGLARMFTKQGLRVQVFKVGPDFLDPMIHALATGRPTYNLDLFMCGVDECTRQLHYARRMNDLVLIESVLGLFDGTPCSADLAAALDVPVILTLSAKGLGQTCGALVKGMCTYRADIKITGFIANRVNTASHEKLIRSALPEDIPFIAAIPDDSTLHLPERHLGLLQPTEINGLDQQLDTIAEKFAHWGLQAVLTEHKPFQTISHSQSITHSQSIEHMDSTGKARYAGLNALEGITIAVARDQAFSFIYPANIDCLEQLGAQVVFFSPLADDAIPVCNGIWLPGGYPELHGETLGVAHNTQKTLRNAIAVNIPIIAECGGMLFLLDALSTKEGIVHRMAGLLPGQAKMHQRFQNIGMHTMPWPEGELRGHSFHHSSMDTAMRAIAHSTPRMEGKSGEPLYQYESVRCSYFHAYFPSNPSAIAAFFSS
- a CDS encoding cobalt-precorrin-5B (C(1))-methyltransferase — encoded protein: MRAETTEQPRPLKSGYTTGACATVTALAAARLLLTGSPVKRCSITLPKGQHVEFDLTECCFEDIDSIDEHRLARASTIKDAGDDPDVTHGATISSHIKLIDSPVCEFKAGSGVGTITLDGLSYPAGEPAINPVPREMIRSHLFALASEVNYPGGFEVTISVANGAALALKTMNPRLGILGGLSILGTTGIVRPFSCSAYIASIQQGIDVALRNGEPHLIACTGSSSEALARQRYRINDTALIEMGDFAGAVLKHLRTAPKQGKLTQIKLSLVGGFGKFTKLAQGHLDLHSRSSSIDFQFLATLAKGLGAAGGLISEITKANTSLQVLSICQKNGIDIAQVVCDMARETAIRTLRQSSSIAVEVLVVDKSGRLVGQSMRHFKQ
- a CDS encoding precorrin-6A/cobalt-precorrin-6A reductase, which produces MMLKPNHATQNNKKKAVRKMKVLILGGTRDATIIAQELCLYRDQLNRSGALQKVAHMGAANTASMERKNTNLGLCWDVMFETVANQHFAGTELDITYSVAGLVRVPKLPCKVISGGFSQYAPVQRMGKIKEFVASEFARSVLGLESYLLEHNIDLLIDATHPFATKISKHAVEAAKSLSVPCWSYVRQPWTPKLDDDWFFVDNWDEVLTVTSHYKRPFFTVGKSCLDHVEEKPDNQQWLIRTAAPSIHGTAADEDDEDALNQDSDWHRTKDRLRHEIQAQKLSECLLVHGIGPFSVADEVRTLKKHHIDILVCKNSGGERDAKLVAAKQLGIPVIMFSRPFKKQGDKVFFSPEEMADSLVRLHKNSARLVNR